The following coding sequences are from one Diospyros lotus cultivar Yz01 chromosome 7, ASM1463336v1, whole genome shotgun sequence window:
- the LOC127806860 gene encoding 36.4 kDa proline-rich protein: MEPSKLPALLLISMLFISSATPILGCGYCGKPSHKHKKPKGPKGPITVPPIVKPPITLPPVTVPPIKPPITLPPVVKPPINLPPVTVPPVTVPPIKPPVTLPPGIVPPVTVPPIKPPVTLPPGIVPPVTVPPVTVPPVTVPPVTVPPVITNPPKGKPCPPPPATCPIDTLKLGACVDLLGGLVHIGLGDPVVNQCCPVLAGLVELEAAVCLCTTLKLKVLNLNVYVPLALQLLVTCGKTPPPGFTCSL, encoded by the coding sequence ATGGAGCCCTCTAAGCTCCCAGCTCTCCTCCTCATTTCCATGCTCTTCATCTCCTCAGCCACCCCAATTCTCGGCTGTGGCTACTGCGGCAAGCCCTCTCACAAGCACAAGAAGCCCAAGGGCCCAAAGGGACCCATCACGGTTCCACCCATTGTTAAGCCTCCGATCACCCTGCCGCCGGTCACCGTCCCCCCCATCAAGCCACCGATAACCCTACCTCCAGTTGTGAAGCCACCCATCAACCTCCCTCCGGTGACTGTTCCACCAGTCACAGTCCCTCCAATTAAGCCACCAGTGACCCTCCCTCCGGGGATTGTTCCACCAGTCACAGTCCCTCCAATTAAGCCACCAGTGACCCTCCCTCCGGGGATTGTTCCACCAGTGACTGTGCCGCCAGTGACAGTCCCTCCGGTGACCGTGCCACCCGTGACAGTGCCGCCAGTGATCACTAACCCGCCAAAGGGTAAGCCCTGCCCGCCACCGCCTGCCACGTGCCCAATTGACACCCTGAAGCTGGGGGCCTGTGTGGATCTTCTCGGTGGCCTGGTGCACATTGGGCTGGGCGACCCGGTAGTGAACCAGTGCTGCCCGGTGCTGGCGGGGCTGGTGGAGCTGGAGGCGGCGGTGTGCTTGTGCACCACTCTGAAGCTGAAGGTTCTGAATCTCAATGTCTATGTTCCGCTGGCCCTTCAGCTTCTTGTCACTTGTGGGAAGACTCCCCCACCTGGCTTCACCTGTTCTCTCTAG